A genomic window from Lotus japonicus ecotype B-129 chromosome 1, LjGifu_v1.2 includes:
- the LOC130729777 gene encoding protein PXR1, which produces MACTIDFRNLDEGFGGKTYKRKREQAQALEDALFNNDGVDSMDTDEAAPPPAKKTALPSSEDPNKPSFGQPSYDGVIAGRVSGRKWKQVRTRRSSAVNVSRKGTTFEQREREKMIKKAYKERITELKEEIRNNKVEKRKKKEEREKKKKENILKSGTKFQKITNPNTLKKIAKSKQRKQLRVVSDDLFKK; this is translated from the coding sequence ATGGCGTGCACGATCGACTTCCGCAACCTCGACGAGGGTTTCGGCGGCAAGACCTACAAGCGCAAGCGCGAGCAGGCCCAAGCCCTAGAAGACGCCCTCTTCAACAACGACGGCGTCGATTCCATGGACACCGACGAGGCTGCCCCGCCGCCGGCGAAGAAGACAGCGCTTCCATCATCGGAAGATCCCAACAAGCCATCGTTTGGGCAGCCTAGCTACGACGGCGTTATTGCTGGCAGAGTTTCCGGGCGGAAGTGGAAGCAGGTGCGGACGCGGAGGTCATCGGCGGTTAATGTGAGCCGGAAGGGGACGACGTTTGAGcagagggagagggagaagaTGATAAAGAAGGCGTATAAGGAGAGGATAACGGAGCTGAAGGAGGAGATTCGGAATAACAAGGTGGAGAAgcggaagaagaaggaggagagggagaagaagaagaaggagaatatTCTTAAGTCTGGTACCAAGTTTCAGAAGATTACTAACCCTAATACTTTGAAGAAGATTGCTAAGTCTAAGCAGAGGAAGCAACTCAGAGTTGTTTCTGATGATTTGTTCAAGAAATAG